The Argiope bruennichi chromosome 5, qqArgBrue1.1, whole genome shotgun sequence genome segment catcttaaaaattgaaagtattgtTCAGAGTAGACTTTTAtccaatcaaaaatatattaagcaaaCTTTTATGTAATtgccaataaattttaaacaaaacagggCAAGTTGATGTTACTGATGTTGGTGATAGGTTTACTGATGTACTGCAAATTaagttgatatttaatttattttatttcatatctattagtaataaagaaaattgtactagtaataatcaattttcattaaatgagattttgttaaacggaaatgataaaattattcttactcTCTTTTGCGTAATAACATGCATTTGTTGTAGATCAGTTACAAATCAAAAAAGGAATTCAGaagtttatatgaaaataaatagactcaaatatatttcttacattttcatcTCCATAGTTTTCATCATTCatagcatttttcttttcaactgcTTCGCAAATATCAATATACATTTGGTTCCATTCTTTAACAACTTCTGGTTCTAAATTGGCTTCCTTAACAATCTGTACTTCAGTAAATCCATGAGACCATAGATAGGTAAAAAGTAAAATGTCAaccaaagaaagatttttattttcaagccaTGAGCCATCACGAGTTGAGCATTGGGGTGATTCTGTTTTGCATTcctacaaaattaatataaataaggtcAGAAAAGTTTCACATAAggattcaatgaaaatgaattaaattgtctttcataatttatttatagaaattttaaatgttaactaagacaaaaaatgtttctaaagtagaaaaaatgcaaatatatatatataactagaaatgataatatgaaattaacaaaCAAATTACTAATGAAATGATGGTTTtggtatttcatttatatatgtctgaaataattcaaatattaaaaaaaaaaagaaaattaaaagataaagacaaaatatgttgattttgataatttgagcttgaattgattaaagaatctataaattatttttacagcatcttggaatattaaaaaaaaaaatcataaaacaattcCTTAAAAAGTTTGAAACCATCATGAACAACAGATTTAATAGGGTACAATAAggatttaaagggaaaaaataataaaataaaccccttaaattttgaagaaataatatcaaGCAGGTGAATAAAGTGAAAGCAGTAGAAGtgaattccaaaatataattctataaatttagacTACATGCATTTCTTCAatctttcttgattatttttttaattttaaaaatattttaaatgattttttttattactgagcAATTCTAGATaactaatacataaattaattgtaaataagaTTTTTGCCACACATATAAGAATAGAAACAAAAACAAGCcttgaaaaagtaagaattcaaaattttagctaTAAATTTACATATACCATTAAAAATGATGAACTAACCTTACATATCCAAACAAATCCATCAACTGCCGATTCTTTGCGCTCAAATTTCATCTTGTTTCTGCAGGTTGAACAAAACACTACTTTAGGTATAAGACCCTGGCTTTTCAGCCAATCAATACAGCTTTCTTGGGAAGCACAAATCACCTTCAAAAGATGCattaagcttatttttttctttaaaagtcgTTTATTTCGGCAATTCCATTTCACTCCACATTCTACACCACGACTTGAAGATGATGctgcaaattaaagaaaatttgtaataactaatatttataagTACAACCTTTCTAAAATATACAGcagaaaaaatgctgaaatttaattctaacatCAGAATTATGACAAGAAAGTTGGATCTATGGCCtaattaggggggggggggaatccaaTAACAGCAGTGATGCATATgatcatttaaaatagaaacaatgGCATGTCTTATATACAAATGTATCGTGGAATAAATGgtttcaacattttatatttaggtTTCAGTTTAGTATTAATACTGTTACAAATATAATCAAAGAgataagaagaaatatattttagattgtaAGTAgtcaaaatgaaatgataaatatataattatcttgaaatcaataaaatttttaagagaaagttctgtacatgtaaaaattatttcttgctatTTCTGCTAAAAGACTAAAATTCTAGcaataaagtttcaaaagtttctAGTTTTCAAAACAACGTAAGATATATGTATAAACTGATATTACTAAGGTCGATGGAACGATAtctcttaaataattatatcaattaaacatttatagattaaaagcaaaatagaaACACAAGAACGACAAATAAAAACCTGCCATATCTTCCTTTTCTtccatactttaaaatttcattcaatgagTTACTTCCatgtaaattttccatttcaaaaacgAACGTTCGACTCACAGCGACTTCGCACTTTATGCAAATTACCCGCCAAAATGCAAcgcaaaaataaacattaaatgaagTATGCTAAAGTGGtgatttaatagaaaatagaagaattctgttttttcttttaatttattaatcatgattcattttctaaaaaatttattaacttatttttcaaccaaaaaaaacaaaacaaaaacattgcTATTTCTCAATTACACAATTTAAATACGTATCATGCTGCCATCTAGTATTAAATATGATTATCATTTTATCTCATCATATATAAAGATTTTGTTAACAAAATCGTGtgtaacaaaaatttatagagaaaagatataatatatttgaatgataaaagAGTTCAATATAAAGCTAAACTGAAAAGAGCAGAATGAAACATTGATAGTAcacaattgttatttattttttttttttttgcaaaattttatgattaataatgaaGGTTTAGACATTGTGTGGTCTTGGGTGATACAAAGcctctttttcattaaaaatataattttaacttcgtatttttaactaaattcacaaagtaataatttaatgtaaaccattttcttattttgagaaatatttcttgcatattttttaaatctatttattatgactcatgaCTGTGTGCATTCATTTTGTATGCACAATTATACTTAAATGGATGCTTTGAttcctattaaatttatatttttagttagactaagaaaagtatttttgtagaaattattcaaactgtatgaattttaaaagatcaggagaaaaattaaccctttatcaaatataattggtcaCGTTTTTGTCTGTTTAATTACATTCATTCAGCTATTATCGTATTTATAAACATCAAACGtgtgtttaaattataattgcgtATAAACGTGGATGCCGACAGTCATAAgtcttcataattaataaaaaaacatattttcaatctttggaaatttaaaaaaaattaatctaaaataaataatcaacatgcttattaagttaaaaatgcgCCGAAGTCTGTAAACGGACCTACCATTATTAAAACAGGGGTCTCTTATCATGCATTGCGTAGGGCTCTCCAAAAGCTTCAATCcaacattaattttatatgttttatatctaaaatataaataacgttTCCAACAGTCCATGTTTTTatgaagttaatttataaaatttcttaaaagttataaataaaagttaagttaatataaaaaagttttatataaatgttttaacgaaaacaacagcaacaaaaaagcCCTTGATATTGATCAGTTCGCTAAATCTTGATACCGATTCGCGAAATGAAAGAAAGCTTCGAAATGTAGTCAATAGAGGGCGGTATAATGCAATTTGTACATATTAATGATACACTGGAAATATAAAATCTAGCTATTCCGGCTACTCCCCCGAAAAAATTACCACATTAATGCTAAAATATAGCCCGGAGTATGTTGAAATACTCACTCAAATTCGAAACGTCTGCGGACCTACTGATAATAAATTTGCAAGTGTTTAAGTAAAACTTTTCCCAGCAATGGAGAACACCatggaaaaattccaaatttctgTAAAACGCAAGGATATGATCTTTATATTACCAAACTTAGAGATGAGAGAACCTCTCAAGGTTGTCATCAAAGGTTTACCTCACGAGCACAGTACTGAGGAACTGGAAGAACATCTAACTTTAGAGCACCATCTACCGGTTAATAAAGTCACTCAATTTACCCATATGAGAGCCAGAAGACCGTCCCCCTTCTTCCCCATAGAACTTAAGTGAAgcccaaaaaatatttcatgtagaTCATATTAACTACCTCAAAGTAACAGGGGAGCCATTCAGaggcagaaaaataattcaacagtGCTAGAAATGCAATTTGTTTCACCATACCACAGATTGCTGCGAAATGAAGACGCGATGCTTACAATGTAATAAAGAGCATCTTACAAAccattaaagataaaattcttgAACCTCATTGTATTAACTGCAACAAAAAAAGGACATGTTGCTTCTTATAGGGGCTGTGAAGCCTTCCTCAAGCTCGTCAACAACTCTACCCATAGGGATAACTATTTTAACCAGAACAAGAGAACACTTAATACTGAGCAGGacttaattcagaaaaataaaacttacgcGGAATTCTTTAACTCCAATAAAACTCAACAGAGGAAGCCACGAGACAATGATAACATAAACACTTCAGGTAATCCCTTAGTATAAATTTAATGGATTCTCTTGGTGCTAACTTTATAAGAGCCATGGCTGAAGACAcccaagaaatgaaaaaattcctCATAACTTATCCAACTTTATTTAATGctctcaagaaattaaaatttaccaaaacaGTTGAAGATAAGCTCCAACACTTAATAATGACCTTTGACAGCCTTGCCAGTAACATAAAGGTCAGCTGATTCAATTTAAATTGACTCAGCATCATACACTGGAACGCAAGCGGGATTAACAATAAAACTGACGAATTCAGACAGTTTTATGAGTAAGTGTAACTCCAACATCACCTGCTGTTATCGAACGATTGCTAATCGTAACCAACGCAGCAGGGGGCACAGCAATTCTAATCGAAAATAACATTCCTGTTAATTCGCCAGTTCTACGCACACATTTAATGTAATTCACAACACAAATCAGATAGCAGAGACTTTAGAACAACTCCATTTTATTCGCGTGCTTTCCACTCTCTCTCTCTACAGCCACTCTCgcgttacagaattattttcgctTCACTTTGGGGCGCCACCATACAATCATTTCACAACACCGAACATCCACCCCCGGGTTGAATGAtacattcaaaaacttaaaagtaaacaaCAACAGTACAAATGAACACATACCACTTAATACAATAAACAGTATACATCATTGCAAAAACAAGAAATactcaatttatcaaatatacacAGTTGAATTCACAGAAAAGGTAACAagtataatattcaaaaacaacCAGTAATCATAACACAAAGAGAAATTTTCGCACAAATTACTCATTTGGGAtgagtaaaatacaaattttagtaataggacgtttaaaaactccatttttaGTTTTCACTAACACTACtctgattttattatctttaccaTAATACACTTCAAGAATTCGACCAAGAGGCCAGTTACACACagacaaattttcttctttcaaaattaacatatcatttatttttacattatttttctcaaaaatccatttatttcgattttgaaGTGTACTTAGGTAGTTATTTGACCAACGTTTCCAAATCTGTTGtacaatttttgttagtttttgccATTCCTTTAACCTGTTATCAGGCAGTTCTGTTAAACTctgttcaacaattgctgaaatCGGACGACCAACAAGGAAATGACCAGGAGTCAAAACATCAAAATCGTTAGGGTCACATGATAAAGGGTAGAGGGGACGTGAGTTGAGAATTCCCTCAATCTGATTAAGAAtcgttaaaaattcttcataagtgAATTTTAAACTACGCATAATTCTCTTTATATGATATTTGACGGCCTTGACTCCAGCCTCCCAGAGACCTCCATGATTTGGTGCTCTTGGTGGAATGAAACTCCACTCAACACGTTCATCACACAAAAATTTACTCATATTATTGTTACTATTACTCAGAATTTTTCTCAGTCTTTTTAACTCTAATTGTGTGCCTACAAAGTTGGAAGCATTGTCTGAAAATATACGTTCAGATTTTCCTCTTCtactaaaaaatcgttttaaagccGCAATGAAGGCTTCGCTAGTTAGATCTGAAACTAATTCAAGGTGACATACTTTTGTGACCATGCACACGAAAACACACACGTAAACGTTATTGAAAACACCTTTTCTCTGATTAGGATATTTAATCCATAAATGCCCACAGAAATCTACTCCCActttgttaaaaggaaaattttgagaaattctctCGGTTGGCAATTGACCCATAATTTGTGAACAAGTAACgggttttgctttaaaacaaattgtaCAGTTATTAACTAATTTCCTGCACATATTACGACCATTTAAGGGCCAGAATCTCTGTCTAACAATAGACAATAAAGTTTGTGGACCTACATGCAATTGTCTCTTGTGAGTCAATTCAAGAATCAAATTAGTTAACTTGTGATTCTTAGGAAGAATTATTTGgtgttttttgtcataatttaaattattatatgcaaaGTCTACCTCCTACTCTTAGTACCTTTTCAGAGTCTAGAAATGGAGAGagattttttatcttactttgaGGGCTAACCATACCCTTAGTGGACAAGTCCTTTAATTCTGATTCAAATTCTACCTGTTGCACCTACTTCACAAGCGTAGTTTCCGCTCGTTGGACTTCGGATATCTTCAATGGTCCAATTTGTTTGTTAAATGGTTGCTTACAATTATCGATGAACCTGTAAATATAACTAagaacacataaaattttttggaaattattagatacagaaagaattttgttcaaaaaactaTTGTCCAAAGTCACAGCCAAAGTTTTTCTCTCAGACGATTTTAGTTCTTCCTGACACACACTGTCATCACTAAGTATCACGTCATCATTTTTAGGGACAATGTTTTCTTCATGTAGGAAACTT includes the following:
- the LOC129968454 gene encoding uncharacterized protein LOC129968454 isoform X3 — encoded protein: MHLLKVICASQESCIDWLKSQGLIPKVVFCSTCRNKMKFERKESAVDGFVWICKECKTESPQCSTRDGSWLENKNLSLVDILLFTYLWSHGFTEVQIVKEANLEPEVVKEWNQMYIDICEAVEKKNAMNDENYGDENASKSGNISLVAAWRKKNKLKDPFLEFLKDADSL
- the LOC129968454 gene encoding uncharacterized protein LOC129968454 isoform X1, whose product is MENLHGSNSLNEILKYGRKGRYASSSSRGVECGVKWNCRNKRLLKKKISLMHLLKVICASQESCIDWLKSQGLIPKVVFCSTCRNKMKFERKESAVDGFVWICKECKTESPQCSTRDGSWLENKNLSLVDILLFTYLWSHGFTEVQIVKEANLEPEVVKEWNQMYIDICEAVEKKNAMNDENYGDENASKSGNISLVAAWRKKNKLKDPFLEFLKDADSL
- the LOC129968454 gene encoding uncharacterized protein LOC129968454 isoform X2 — protein: MEEKEDMAASSSSRGVECGVKWNCRNKRLLKKKISLMHLLKVICASQESCIDWLKSQGLIPKVVFCSTCRNKMKFERKESAVDGFVWICKECKTESPQCSTRDGSWLENKNLSLVDILLFTYLWSHGFTEVQIVKEANLEPEVVKEWNQMYIDICEAVEKKNAMNDENYGDENASKSGNISLVAAWRKKNKLKDPFLEFLKDADSL